A region of Gracilinanus agilis isolate LMUSP501 chromosome 3, AgileGrace, whole genome shotgun sequence DNA encodes the following proteins:
- the LOC123242076 gene encoding homeobox protein NANOG-like translates to MEHSHDASSAGALNPSASDLGPPGAEGGTLPNTEAEPLPQMAESNTSPSLGRSASSPAPSSVDPLVPDTLNSSASPEPQVQEGKISQSYASKGTTRTKFSEEQLRVLKACFQESKYINKKKNLQLAEQLGLSRRQIWKWFQQWRLKLKKNPQLEVVGPKPGQRHRLPRLKPAVGPQDLGLPSSFLGDPMCDHPKAYPERSCQVSENCLWNCGEAHHPFQVAPQASHPACTSRSQAYVASSTPPVPPTQAPPPHLPTRSPGNLVQLEKSSDCAEASDAPKPSLEDSHAP, encoded by the coding sequence ATGGAACATTCCCACGATGCTAGCTCAGCTGGAGCCCTGAACCCTTCTGCATCGGATCTGGGGCCCCCAGGGGCCGAGGGAGGCACCTTGCCCAACACTGAGGCTGAGCCCCTGCCCCAGATGGCAGAGTCCAACACATCCCCTTCCCTAGGAAGGTCAGCCTCCTCTCCTGCTCCCTCATCTGTGGATCCACTTGTTCCTGACACCCTGAATTCCTCCGCCAGCCCTGAGCCCCAGGTCCAGGAAGGCAAAATAAGTCAGAGCTATGCCagcaaagggaccaccaggaCGAAATTCTCTGAGGAGCAGCTGAGGGTCCTCAAGGCCTGCTTTCAAGAATCCAAATACATTAACAAAAAGAAGAACCTCCAGTTGGCTGAGCAGTTAGGGCTAAGCCGCAGACAGATCTGGAAATGGTTCCAGCAATGGAGACTGAAACTAAAGAAGAACCCACAACTGGAGGTCGTGGGGCCCAAACCTGGCCAACGCCACAGGCTGCCTCGGCTTAAACCAGCAGTTGGACCACAAGACCTCGGCCTCCCTTCTTCATTTCTTGGGGACCCTATGTGTGATCATCCCAAAGCCTACCCAGAAAGGAGCTGCCAGGTTTCAGAGAACTGTCTCTGGAATTGTGGAGAGGCTCACCATCCTTTTCAGGTGGCACCCCAAGCCTCCCACCCAGCCTGCACCTCGAGGTCACAGGCCTATGTGGCTTCTTCTACCCCCCCTGTCCCACCCACACAGGCTCCCCCACCACACCTCCCCACCAGATCGCCGGGGAACCTGGTCCAGTTGGAGAAGAGCTCTGACTGTGCAGAGGCCAGTGACGCTCCCAAGCCATCCCTGGAAGACAGTCATGCTCCCTAA